The following proteins are co-located in the Solanum pennellii chromosome 1, SPENNV200 genome:
- the LOC107013548 gene encoding L-ascorbate oxidase homolog, which translates to MESGKVTVVALLLCLSVGVIAEDPYLYFNWNVTYGTVSPLGVPQQGILINGQFPGPRINCTSNNNIVVNVFNNLDEPFLFTWNGVQHRKNSWQDGTPGTMCPIMPGQNFTYRFQVKDQIGSYYYFPTTALHRAAGGYGAINVHSRALIPVPFDNPADEYNVFVGDWYNKGHKTLKKVLDGGHTVGRPDGIIINGKSAKVGEAKEPLFTMEAGKTYRYRFCNLGMRSSVNVRFQGHPMKLVELEGSHTVQNIYDSLDIHVGQCLSVLVTANQEPKDYYLVVSSRFLKQELSSVAIIRYANGKGPASPELPASPPDNTEGIAWSMNQFRSFRWNLTASAARPNPQGSYHYGQINITRTIKIVNSMGQVNGKLRYGLNGISHSDTETPLKLVEYFGAADKSFKYDLMADEAPADPSKLTVAPNVKNTTYRNFVEIIFENHEKSIRTYHLDGYSFFAVAVEPGRWSAEKRKNYNLVDATSRNNIQVYPNSWAAIMLTFDNAGMWNLRSEMWEKTYLGEQMYFSVLSPSRSLRDEYNLPDNHPLCGVVKGMPLPAPYKA; encoded by the coding sequence ATGGAGAGTGGTAAAGTGACAGTTGTGGCTTTGCTACTTTGCCTTTCAGTAGGGGTAATAGCTGAGGACCCTTACCTCTACTTTAACTGGAACGTTACCTATGGCACAGTCTCTCCATTGGGCGTGCCACAACAAGGTATTCTCATCAATGGCCAGTTCCCTGGGCCTAGAATTAATTGTACCTCCAACAACAATATTGTCGTCAATGTCTTCAATAATTTGGATGAGCCATTCCTATTCACCTGGAATGGTGTCCAACATAGGAAGAACTCATGGCAAGATGGTACCCCAGGAACCATGTGCCCAATCATGCCTGGTCAAAATTTTACCTACCGATTCCAGGTCAAGGACCAGATTGGTAGCTACTACTACTTCCCTACCACAGCTTTGCACCGAGCAGCAGGTGGTTATGGTGCCATCAATGTCCACAGTCGTGCTCTCATCCCTGTTCCTTTTGACAATCCTGCCGATGAGTACAATGTCTTTGTCGGTGATTGGTACAACAAGGGCCACAAGACTTTGAAAAAGGTCTTAGATGGTGGACACACCGTTGGCAGACCTGATGGCATCATCATCAATGGTAAGTCTGCTAAGGTTGGAGAGGCAAAAGAGCCACTCTTTACCATGGAGGCTGGCAAGACCTATAGGTACAGATTCTGTAACCTTGGCATGAGGTCCTCAGTCAACGTTAGATTCCAAGGTCACCCAATGAAATTAGTCGAGCTAGAGGGTTCCCACACCGTACAAAACATCTACGATTCATTGGATATCCATGTTGGTCAGTGCCTCTCAGTATTGGTGACTGCTAATCAGGAGCCCAAGGACTATTACTTGGTTGTTTCAAGCAGGTTCTTGAAGCAAGAACTCTCCTCTGTGGCCATCATCCGTTATGCCAATGGAAAGGGCCCAGCATCTCCTGAGCTCCCAGCATCCCCACCAGACAACACTGAAGGCATTGCCTGGTCCATGAACCAGTTCCGCTCCTTCAGATGGAACTTGACCGCTAGTGCTGCCCGTCCCAACCCTCAGGGTTCCTACCATTACGGACAGATCAACATCACCCGCACCATCAAGATTGTCAACTCTATGGGCCAAGTAAATGGTAAGCTTAGATATGGTTTGAACGGTATCTCTCACTCAGATAccgaaactccattgaagcttgtAGAGTACTTTGGAGCTGCCGATAAGAGCTTCAAGTATGATCTCATGGCTGATGAAGCCCCAGCTGACCCAAGCAAGCTAACTGTTGCCCCAAATGTGAAAAACACCACCTACCGTAACTTTGTGGAGATCATCTTTGAGAACCACGAGAAGAGCATCAGGACATATCACCTTGACGGATATTCCTTCTTTGCAGTAGCTGTTGAGCCAGGGAGGTGGAGCGCAGAGAAGAGAAAGAACTACAACTTAGTGGACGCAACAAGCAGGAACAACATCCAGGTGTATCCAAACTCATGGGCAGCAATAATGTTGACATTTGACAATGCAGGAATGTGGAACTTGAGGTCAGAGATGTGGGAGAAGACTTATTTGGGAGAGCAAATGTACTTCAGCGTTCTCTCACCAAGCCGCTCCTTGAGAGATGAATACAACCTCC